In Gemella massiliensis, a single window of DNA contains:
- the gap gene encoding type I glyceraldehyde-3-phosphate dehydrogenase, whose amino-acid sequence MTIKVALNGFGRIGRLVLRQIQAQHADDIEVVAVNRSRVRPIDQIVYLLKYDTTQGPFPGTVEEGDGAFIVNGKEIKVFGEPEPENLPWKELGVDIVLECSGRFNSKEKAQAHIKAGAKKVLLSAPGGSDVKTIVYNVNHEILDGSETVISGASCTTNCLAPMAKAMHDNFGIVQGLMTTIHGYTGDQNTLDGSHKKGDFRRGRAAAENIVPNTTGAAKAIGLVIPELNGKLDGAAQRVPVPTGSLTELFVNLEKKVTVEEVNAAMKKAANESYGYTEDPIVSSDIIGMNYGSLFDATQTRVIGTGDNQMVKVVSWYDNEMSYTAQLIRTLKHFVKLVK is encoded by the coding sequence ATGACAATAAAAGTAGCACTAAATGGATTTGGGCGTATAGGGAGACTTGTTTTAAGACAAATACAGGCGCAACACGCAGATGATATAGAGGTTGTTGCTGTTAACAGATCAAGAGTAAGACCGATAGATCAAATAGTGTATTTGTTGAAATATGATACAACGCAAGGACCATTTCCGGGAACCGTTGAAGAAGGTGACGGTGCTTTTATAGTAAATGGGAAAGAAATTAAAGTATTTGGAGAACCTGAACCGGAAAATTTACCGTGGAAAGAACTAGGAGTAGATATAGTATTAGAATGTAGCGGTAGATTTAATAGTAAAGAAAAAGCTCAAGCACACATTAAAGCAGGTGCTAAAAAAGTATTGTTATCAGCTCCGGGTGGGAGTGATGTAAAAACAATAGTTTATAATGTAAACCATGAGATATTAGATGGAAGTGAAACTGTTATTTCAGGTGCTTCATGTACAACTAACTGTTTAGCGCCTATGGCTAAAGCAATGCATGATAACTTCGGAATTGTTCAAGGATTGATGACTACTATTCATGGATATACCGGGGATCAAAATACATTAGACGGTTCACATAAAAAAGGTGATTTTAGACGTGGGCGTGCTGCTGCGGAAAATATCGTGCCTAACACAACCGGTGCTGCCAAAGCAATCGGTTTAGTAATACCGGAATTAAACGGTAAGTTAGATGGTGCGGCACAACGTGTACCTGTACCAACAGGGTCTTTAACTGAGTTATTTGTTAATCTTGAGAAAAAAGTGACTGTAGAAGAAGTAAATGCTGCAATGAAAAAAGCGGCTAATGAATCATACGGTTATACAGAAGATCCGATAGTTTCTTCAGACATTATAGGGATGAACTACGGTTCATTGTTTGATGCTACTCAAACAAGAGTTATTGGAACAGGTGATAATCAAATGGTAAAAGTAGTATCTTGGTATGATAATGAAATGTCTTATACGGCACAACTTATTAGAACATTAAAACATTTTGTAAAACTAGTTAAATAG
- a CDS encoding class I SAM-dependent methyltransferase, producing MNEQNILKGVEDTLYIPLVARIYASKKFPEFFYDKKALSLEKYIPANSIKENTTEYFYMASVCRQYIIDQKITRFLEKNDLCNVVFLGAGLETAFNRIGNTKAYFYQVDLPNVIEIRKQVLGKAENETLISGDMFTLDWAKEIDVSLPTLIVVSGVYQYFKEDKILSMIKRMQDNISKGELIFDVTNSTGLKLANKYVKKTGNSAAQMYFSIDNPIEFADKTQTELISVDGFFKDALKICKNLKLKTRVYMYFADKLNRTLIVYLKFKN from the coding sequence ATGAACGAACAAAATATATTAAAAGGAGTGGAAGATACCTTATATATTCCATTAGTGGCAAGAATATATGCGTCTAAGAAATTTCCTGAATTTTTTTATGACAAAAAAGCCTTATCTTTGGAAAAGTATATTCCCGCAAACAGCATAAAAGAAAATACAACAGAATATTTTTATATGGCAAGCGTTTGTAGGCAATATATAATAGATCAAAAGATAACAAGATTTCTTGAGAAAAATGATTTATGTAATGTGGTATTTTTGGGAGCGGGGTTGGAAACAGCCTTTAATCGTATAGGAAATACAAAAGCATATTTTTATCAAGTCGATTTACCGAATGTGATAGAGATAAGAAAGCAAGTGCTTGGAAAAGCGGAAAATGAAACGTTGATTTCAGGAGACATGTTTACTCTTGATTGGGCAAAAGAAATTGATGTTTCATTGCCAACTTTGATTGTTGTTTCAGGAGTATATCAATATTTTAAAGAAGATAAAATATTATCTATGATTAAACGGATGCAAGATAATATTTCTAAAGGAGAGTTGATTTTTGATGTTACAAATTCAACGGGTTTAAAACTTGCAAATAAATATGTGAAGAAAACCGGTAACAGTGCTGCACAAATGTATTTTAGTATAGATAATCCGATTGAATTTGCAGATAAAACACAGACAGAACTTATCAGTGTTGACGGTTTCTTCAAGGATGCTCTAAAAATTTGTAAAAATTTAAAATTGAAAACAAGGGTATATATGTATTTTGCAGATAAGCTTAACAGGACACTAATAGTTTATTTAAAATTCAAAAATTAA